The proteins below come from a single Dinghuibacter silviterrae genomic window:
- the radA gene encoding DNA repair protein RadA produces the protein MAKSKTVFFCQNCGYESAKWLGKCPSCQEWNTFVEEVIIKGPGPSLSARTSGAAVSKTVPLHEVKGGEDLRIITPDQELNRVLGGGIVAGSLVLVAGEPGIGKSTLFLQTGLHMTGLATLYVSGEESEQQIRMRADRIASPHEQFYLLTETNTQVIFEEIRKMQPGLVIVDSIQTLHTPYIESSPGSVSQIRECAAEFQRFAKETGIPVFLIGHITKDGNIAGPKILEHMVDTVLQFEGDQHYTFRILRTTKNRFGSTSELGIYEMTGAGLRMVANPSQLLIAQREEILSGTAIAATLEGLRPLLVEVQALVTPSVYGTPQRTATGFDTRRLQLLLAVLEKRGGFHFGLKDVFLNIAGGLKIEDPSIDLAVLCALLSSYEDLPLPPHTCFTGEVGLSGEIRAVGRIEQRIAEAAKLGFEKMVISRYNLKGLDPSMYPIDIVSVARVEEVYELFFK, from the coding sequence ATGGCAAAAAGTAAAACGGTCTTCTTCTGTCAGAATTGTGGGTATGAAAGCGCCAAGTGGTTGGGTAAATGTCCCAGTTGCCAGGAGTGGAATACGTTCGTCGAAGAAGTCATCATAAAGGGCCCGGGCCCCTCCCTCTCCGCCAGAACATCCGGCGCCGCTGTTTCCAAAACCGTTCCGCTCCACGAAGTGAAAGGAGGGGAAGACCTCCGCATCATCACCCCGGACCAGGAGCTGAATCGCGTGCTGGGCGGGGGTATCGTGGCGGGAAGCCTTGTCCTTGTCGCGGGAGAGCCGGGGATTGGAAAGAGCACACTTTTCCTGCAAACAGGTCTGCACATGACGGGTTTAGCGACCCTCTATGTCAGTGGAGAAGAAAGCGAGCAGCAGATCCGCATGCGGGCCGATCGCATCGCGAGCCCTCACGAACAATTTTACCTGCTGACCGAAACCAACACGCAGGTCATTTTTGAAGAGATCAGGAAAATGCAACCCGGGCTTGTCATCGTCGATTCCATTCAAACCCTGCATACCCCTTACATCGAATCGTCCCCCGGCAGCGTCTCACAGATCCGGGAATGCGCTGCTGAATTTCAACGTTTTGCAAAGGAAACCGGGATCCCCGTATTCCTCATCGGGCACATCACCAAGGACGGCAACATTGCAGGTCCCAAGATCCTGGAACACATGGTCGACACCGTTCTTCAATTCGAAGGAGATCAACACTACACCTTTCGCATCCTGCGCACCACCAAGAACCGTTTTGGATCCACCTCGGAGCTCGGCATCTACGAAATGACCGGCGCCGGTTTGCGGATGGTCGCCAACCCCTCCCAGCTCCTCATCGCCCAACGCGAAGAAATCCTCAGCGGGACCGCCATCGCCGCTACCCTCGAAGGACTGCGCCCCCTCCTCGTCGAAGTACAAGCGCTCGTGACCCCTTCCGTATACGGCACCCCCCAACGTACCGCCACCGGCTTCGATACCCGCAGGCTCCAACTGCTCCTGGCTGTGCTGGAGAAACGGGGCGGTTTCCACTTCGGCCTAAAGGACGTATTCCTAAACATTGCCGGCGGACTAAAGATCGAAGATCCCTCCATCGACCTCGCCGTGCTGTGCGCCCTCCTGTCTTCATACGAAGACCTGCCGCTGCCCCCCCATACCTGTTTTACCGGAGAGGTCGGCCTCAGCGGGGAGATCCGCGCCGTCGGCCGGATCGAACAGCGTATTGCCGAAGCCGCGAAGCTCGGTTTCGAAAAAATGGTGATCAGCCGGTACAACCTGAAAGGCCTCGATCCTTCAATGTATCCCATTGATATAGTATCTGTTGCAAGGGTCGAAGAAGTCTACGAGCTATTTTTTAAGTGA
- a CDS encoding methylmalonyl-CoA mutase family protein: protein MSYIPQHKVRLVTAASLFDGHDAAINIMRRILQSKGAEIIHLGHNRSVREIVEAAIEEDVQGIALTSYQGGHLEFFKYMYDLLQENGCGHIRIFGGGGGTILPAEIRDLQRYGITRIYSPDDGRRLGLEGMIEEVVKACDFPLNGNARWDTPLTLSKERDVRRVARLITNAENGLGIPGEAPQGAVPVLGITGTGGAGKSSLTDEIVRRYLRTYPGKTLAIVSVDPSKKKTGGALLGDRIRMNSIADPRIYMRSLATRDSDRALSHHVAEALEVCKQAGYDWIILESAGVGQGDASILPFCDASLYVMTPEYGAASQLEKINMLDYADVIAINKFDKAGALDALRDVRKQYKRSHGLWEARDEDLPVVGTIAAQFNDAGVQELFDRLVKVLGQTPNRTFPPTANIVHHRDTVSRTPIIPGSRVRYLSEISEGNRKYDRWVEEQAAIATKWYQAEGVLAALGGQSADAVEHLKADCLARLHPDARQAIERWPSVLEKYNADFLEYKVRDQVIRQPLTTTSLSGTRIPRIVLPKYKDWGDILRWQCQENVAGSFPYTAGVFDLKRADEDPTRMFAGEGGPERTNKRFHYVSLGQPARRLSTAFDSVTLYGEDPGRRPDIYGKIGNSGVSIATVDDAKKLYSGFDLCDPRTSVSMTINGPAPVILAFFLQAAIDQACEKWITEQGRWDEVEKILQQKYAHHTRPGYYNPGAPERLPEGNDGLGLRLLGISGAEVLPPDAYETVKAGALSAVRGTVQADILKEDQAQNTCIFSTEFALKLMGDVQAYFITHKVRNFYSVSISGYHIAEAGANPITQLAFTLANGFTYVEYYLSRGMRIDDFAPSLSFFFSNGMDPEYSVIGRVARRIWAKAMRYTYGAGERSQKLKYHIQTSGRSLHAQEIDFNDIRTTLQALYAIYDNCNSLHTNAYDEAITTPTEASVRRAMAIQLIINRELGSAATENFIQGSFVVEELTDLVEEAVLAEFDRLTERGGVLGAMERMYQRSKIQEESLHYETLKHTGAYPIVGVNTFLGKQGSPTVVPTEVIRSTTEEKEQQIQNLEAFHRYHAEAGALALERLKQSALNGENLFGTLMDTVRVCSLGQITHALYEVGGQYRRNM from the coding sequence ATGAGTTATATCCCCCAACATAAAGTCCGGCTTGTCACCGCGGCCTCCCTTTTTGACGGTCACGACGCCGCTATAAACATCATGCGGCGCATCCTCCAAAGCAAAGGAGCGGAGATCATTCACCTGGGGCACAACCGCAGCGTCCGGGAAATCGTGGAGGCGGCGATAGAGGAAGACGTCCAAGGAATTGCCTTGACCAGCTACCAGGGCGGACACCTGGAATTCTTCAAATACATGTACGACCTCCTGCAGGAGAACGGGTGCGGCCACATCCGGATCTTCGGGGGCGGGGGTGGGACCATCCTGCCCGCCGAGATCCGGGACCTTCAACGCTACGGCATTACGCGGATCTATTCCCCGGACGACGGGAGACGGCTGGGGCTGGAGGGGATGATTGAAGAAGTAGTGAAGGCGTGTGATTTCCCGCTTAACGGCAACGCCCGCTGGGATACCCCGCTCACATTGTCGAAAGAACGGGATGTGCGGCGGGTGGCGCGGCTGATCACCAACGCGGAGAATGGGCTGGGTATACCGGGCGAAGCCCCTCAAGGCGCGGTCCCCGTTTTGGGGATCACAGGTACGGGGGGCGCGGGAAAGTCCTCCCTGACCGACGAAATCGTGCGCCGTTATCTGCGGACATACCCCGGCAAGACGCTGGCCATCGTTTCGGTGGACCCTTCGAAGAAAAAAACAGGCGGCGCCCTGCTGGGCGACCGGATCCGGATGAACAGCATCGCCGATCCGCGGATCTATATGCGTTCCCTCGCCACCAGGGACAGCGACCGGGCCCTGAGCCACCACGTTGCCGAGGCGCTGGAGGTGTGCAAACAGGCGGGATATGACTGGATCATCCTCGAAAGCGCCGGGGTTGGCCAGGGTGACGCTTCCATCCTACCCTTCTGCGACGCCAGCCTGTACGTGATGACCCCCGAATACGGCGCGGCTTCCCAACTGGAGAAGATCAACATGCTGGATTACGCCGACGTGATTGCCATCAACAAATTTGACAAGGCCGGCGCCCTGGATGCCCTCCGGGACGTACGCAAACAATACAAACGCAGCCACGGCCTCTGGGAAGCCCGGGACGAGGATCTGCCCGTGGTGGGCACTATTGCCGCCCAGTTTAACGACGCAGGCGTGCAAGAGCTCTTTGACCGGTTGGTGAAGGTGCTGGGTCAAACCCCCAATCGTACTTTTCCTCCCACAGCAAACATCGTGCATCACCGGGACACCGTCAGCAGGACACCGATCATCCCGGGGAGCAGGGTGCGGTACCTTTCGGAAATCTCCGAGGGAAACCGGAAATACGACCGGTGGGTGGAGGAGCAGGCGGCGATCGCCACGAAGTGGTATCAGGCGGAGGGGGTGCTCGCGGCTCTCGGAGGACAAAGCGCTGACGCCGTCGAACACCTGAAGGCCGACTGCCTCGCCCGTCTCCACCCCGACGCCCGCCAGGCCATCGAACGCTGGCCGTCCGTCCTGGAAAAATACAACGCGGACTTCCTTGAATACAAGGTCCGGGACCAGGTCATCCGCCAGCCCCTGACAACGACGAGTCTTTCAGGGACCCGCATCCCCCGCATCGTCCTGCCCAAATACAAGGACTGGGGGGACATCCTCCGCTGGCAATGCCAGGAAAACGTGGCGGGTTCCTTTCCCTATACGGCGGGTGTGTTCGACCTGAAACGGGCCGACGAAGACCCTACCCGCATGTTTGCCGGGGAAGGCGGCCCGGAACGGACCAACAAACGCTTTCACTACGTCTCGCTGGGACAGCCTGCACGCCGGTTGAGCACGGCCTTTGACAGCGTGACCTTGTACGGTGAAGACCCCGGCCGCCGTCCGGATATCTATGGCAAAATAGGGAACTCGGGGGTGAGCATCGCCACCGTCGACGACGCAAAAAAGCTGTACAGCGGTTTTGACCTGTGTGATCCGCGGACGTCGGTGTCCATGACCATCAACGGACCCGCGCCTGTGATCTTAGCCTTTTTTCTGCAAGCAGCTATCGACCAGGCTTGCGAAAAGTGGATCACCGAACAGGGAAGATGGGACGAAGTGGAAAAAATTCTCCAGCAAAAATACGCCCACCACACGCGTCCCGGCTATTACAACCCCGGTGCACCCGAACGCCTGCCCGAGGGGAACGACGGCCTGGGTCTCCGGCTTCTGGGGATCAGCGGGGCGGAAGTGTTGCCGCCAGACGCCTACGAAACGGTCAAGGCAGGCGCCTTGTCGGCCGTACGCGGCACCGTGCAGGCCGATATCCTCAAGGAGGACCAGGCGCAGAACACCTGTATCTTCTCCACGGAGTTTGCGCTAAAGCTGATGGGCGATGTACAAGCCTATTTCATCACCCACAAGGTCCGCAACTTTTATAGTGTATCCATCAGCGGGTACCACATCGCCGAGGCGGGTGCCAACCCGATCACCCAACTGGCCTTTACACTGGCCAACGGGTTTACGTATGTGGAATATTATTTGAGCCGCGGGATGCGCATCGATGACTTCGCACCCTCGCTTAGTTTCTTTTTTTCCAATGGAATGGATCCGGAATACAGTGTTATCGGGCGTGTCGCACGGCGGATCTGGGCGAAGGCCATGCGCTATACCTATGGCGCGGGCGAACGCAGCCAGAAGCTCAAATACCATATCCAGACCAGCGGCCGGAGCCTCCACGCCCAGGAGATCGACTTTAACGACATCCGCACGACGCTGCAGGCCCTGTACGCCATCTACGATAACTGCAATTCCCTTCATACAAACGCCTACGACGAGGCGATTACCACGCCCACGGAAGCCTCGGTGCGCCGCGCCATGGCCATACAGCTGATCATCAACCGGGAGCTGGGGAGCGCCGCCACCGAAAACTTTATCCAGGGGTCGTTTGTCGTGGAAGAGCTCACCGACCTGGTTGAAGAAGCCGTGCTCGCCGAGTTCGACCGGCTCACCGAACGGGGCGGGGTCCTCGGCGCCATGGAACGGATGTACCAGCGCAGCAAAATCCAGGAAGAAAGCCTGCACTACGAGACCCTCAAACATACCGGCGCCTATCCCATCGTTGGGGTCAACACTTTCTTAGGCAAACAGGGGAGTCCTACCGTCGTGCCCACCGAGGTCATCCGCAGTACGACGGAGGAAAAGGAGCAACAGATCCAAAACCTGGAAGCGTTTCACCGCTATCATGCCGAAGCGGGCGCCCTTGCCCTGGAAAGGTTGAAACAGTCGGCCCTGAACGGGGAGAACCTCTTTGGGACATTGATGGACACCGTAAGGGTGTGTTCTCTCGGGCAAATCACCCACGCGTTGTACGAAGTGGGCGGACAGTACAGGAGGAATATGTAG
- a CDS encoding glucokinase, with translation MRIPIALKDTDSPGRPLVLAADLGGTKCNMALFRHQDQGPVLLRQDHFPSAQFSSMADIVRKFIGTDPMPDVICIGVAGPVLEGKSKLTNLTWDVDQQQLEQELGVGKVALINDLEATAYGLAALEDKDVLSFPGNGGTPGNIALIAPGTGLGEAGLYWDGAHYHPFATEGGHAGFGPREAIDLELFNHLHTQYEHISWERVVSGQGIMNIFHFLVEVKQRPCSEALMAAAKEDGAAAVSQAALTAGDPTAREALDMFVRYLAIESANLVLKMKGTGGLYIGGGIPVAVLPLLQSGEWLHVFHKGGRMRPLLESVDVHIVLQAKTALFGAGWYGMYNM, from the coding sequence ATGCGCATCCCCATCGCTTTAAAAGATACCGATTCCCCCGGCCGCCCCCTCGTGCTGGCCGCCGACCTCGGGGGCACCAAGTGCAACATGGCGCTTTTCCGCCACCAGGATCAAGGTCCGGTCCTGCTTCGCCAGGATCATTTTCCCTCCGCCCAGTTCTCCTCCATGGCGGACATCGTCCGGAAGTTTATCGGCACAGACCCCATGCCCGATGTTATTTGTATAGGCGTGGCCGGTCCCGTCCTGGAGGGCAAATCCAAACTCACGAACCTGACCTGGGACGTCGACCAGCAACAGTTGGAGCAAGAATTGGGCGTGGGAAAAGTAGCGTTGATCAACGACCTCGAAGCCACCGCCTATGGTCTTGCGGCGCTGGAGGATAAGGATGTCCTGAGTTTCCCCGGCAATGGCGGCACTCCGGGGAACATCGCCCTGATCGCGCCCGGCACGGGTTTGGGCGAAGCCGGTCTCTACTGGGACGGGGCGCACTATCATCCCTTTGCCACCGAAGGCGGACACGCAGGTTTCGGACCACGCGAAGCCATTGACCTGGAATTGTTCAACCACCTGCACACCCAATACGAACACATCAGCTGGGAGCGCGTGGTCTCCGGTCAGGGGATCATGAACATCTTTCACTTCCTGGTGGAGGTGAAGCAAAGACCTTGCTCCGAAGCATTGATGGCCGCCGCCAAAGAAGACGGGGCTGCCGCCGTAAGCCAGGCGGCGCTGACCGCCGGTGATCCCACCGCCAGGGAAGCCCTGGACATGTTCGTGCGCTACCTCGCGATCGAATCAGCCAACCTTGTGCTCAAAATGAAAGGCACGGGCGGGCTGTATATCGGGGGCGGCATACCCGTCGCCGTCCTGCCGCTGTTGCAATCCGGGGAATGGCTCCATGTCTTTCACAAGGGCGGGCGTATGCGGCCGCTGCTGGAAAGCGTCGATGTGCACATCGTTCTCCAGGCAAAGACGGCGCTCTTTGGCGCGGGCTGGTACGGAATGTACAATATGTAG
- a CDS encoding aldose 1-epimerase family protein, with the protein MIELHNDLLQVAIDPKGAELQMLCRKDNGLNYLWKGDPAFWGKFSPVLFPIVGTLRDNHYRYQGKTYTLPRHGFARDKTFVVSHLGPSEAEFSLSDDESTRSVFPFPFILRLHYRLDGAVMELRYEVHNPGDGPLFFSVGGHPAFAVPLVAGTEYEDYTLTFSQPETASRRVLADGLLSKTATPFLQDERLVHLSHALFTQDAIVLNGLVSDTVTLGSSKTPHGLTFRIRDWPDLGIWAAPDAPFVCIEPWQGHADEVDTDQELTHKKGIVALAAGATWSRAWTVELH; encoded by the coding sequence ATGATCGAACTGCACAACGACCTTTTACAGGTGGCTATCGACCCCAAAGGGGCGGAGTTGCAAATGCTATGCCGGAAGGATAACGGGCTGAATTACTTATGGAAAGGCGACCCGGCCTTTTGGGGAAAGTTCTCCCCCGTACTTTTCCCTATCGTCGGTACCCTAAGGGATAACCATTACCGTTACCAGGGTAAGACATACACCCTCCCCAGGCACGGGTTTGCCAGGGACAAGACCTTTGTTGTAAGCCACCTCGGTCCGTCGGAAGCCGAATTCAGTCTTTCGGACGACGAGAGCACCCGTAGCGTCTTTCCTTTTCCTTTCATATTACGCCTTCATTATCGGTTGGACGGCGCCGTGATGGAATTACGATACGAGGTCCACAACCCCGGTGACGGGCCCTTGTTTTTCTCCGTCGGTGGCCACCCTGCCTTTGCGGTGCCGCTGGTAGCGGGAACGGAATACGAAGACTATACCCTGACGTTTAGCCAACCGGAAACGGCCAGCCGTCGCGTGCTTGCGGACGGTCTTTTGAGCAAGACGGCCACACCCTTTTTACAAGACGAACGCCTTGTCCACCTGAGTCATGCGCTGTTTACCCAGGACGCCATCGTGCTGAACGGCCTGGTATCCGACACCGTGACGCTGGGCAGCAGCAAAACCCCGCACGGGTTGACCTTCCGCATCCGCGACTGGCCAGACCTCGGGATATGGGCGGCACCGGATGCCCCTTTTGTGTGTATCGAACCCTGGCAGGGGCACGCCGACGAGGTGGACACCGACCAGGAGCTCACGCATAAAAAGGGGATCGTGGCGCTGGCGGCAGGGGCGACGTGGAGCCGCGCGTGGACCGTCGAACTGCACTAA
- a CDS encoding RNA-guided endonuclease TnpB family protein — MPKVYKYRLYPSKKQASRIDRSIDVCRLVYNLALEVKIWAYRNGTNISAIDLCYQLVDLRQTFDWIKEVDSQALQASVKKVDVAFKNFFRGSGFPKFKSKRNGGSFQCPNNTRKIDWGNGTLTIPKIKDIPIVLSRKFEGKIKTVTISRTATGKYFASILAELAHDKIQPSKTERAIGIDMGLAHFVVLSNGEKIDNPKYLATSLTRLKVMQRRAIRKKKGSQNRTKANRKVAVLHEKIANQRNDFLQKLSTRLIVDNQIDTFCVENLRVKNMVKNHRLARAISDVGWSMFITMLEYKGRWCGKRVFRIDQWYPSSKTCSHCGYIFEELDLSLREWICASCQTTHDRDVNAARNILSKGIESGVGSSEEPVEPRRMRRTMKQERIQM; from the coding sequence GTGCCGAAAGTATATAAATATCGTCTTTATCCCTCCAAAAAGCAAGCCAGCCGGATCGATAGGTCCATTGACGTTTGCCGGTTGGTTTATAATCTAGCCCTCGAAGTAAAAATTTGGGCTTACCGCAATGGGACAAACATTTCAGCCATTGACCTTTGTTATCAACTGGTCGATCTTAGGCAAACCTTTGATTGGATAAAGGAAGTAGATAGCCAGGCGTTACAGGCATCTGTCAAAAAGGTAGACGTTGCTTTCAAGAATTTCTTCCGTGGAAGTGGATTTCCCAAGTTCAAAAGCAAACGGAACGGTGGGAGTTTTCAATGTCCCAACAACACCAGGAAGATAGATTGGGGGAATGGAACTTTGACCATCCCCAAAATAAAGGACATTCCCATTGTACTATCCAGGAAATTCGAGGGTAAGATCAAAACCGTGACGATCAGCAGGACGGCTACGGGCAAATATTTTGCGTCCATTCTGGCTGAATTGGCCCATGACAAGATCCAGCCCTCAAAAACGGAGCGAGCCATAGGTATAGACATGGGGTTAGCACATTTTGTAGTGCTATCGAATGGAGAAAAGATCGACAATCCCAAATATCTTGCAACATCTTTGACCCGTCTAAAGGTCATGCAACGGAGGGCGATCAGAAAGAAAAAGGGGAGCCAAAACCGAACGAAAGCCAACCGAAAGGTGGCGGTCCTCCATGAGAAAATAGCGAATCAGCGGAATGATTTCTTACAAAAGCTTTCCACACGGCTCATCGTTGATAACCAAATCGATACGTTCTGTGTGGAGAATCTTCGGGTGAAGAATATGGTCAAAAACCATAGGCTTGCCCGAGCAATCAGCGACGTGGGTTGGTCTATGTTCATAACGATGTTGGAATACAAGGGTCGATGGTGTGGTAAGCGGGTTTTTCGTATAGACCAGTGGTATCCCAGCTCTAAGACCTGTTCCCATTGTGGCTATATATTTGAAGAGCTGGACCTGTCGTTGCGCGAATGGATCTGTGCATCCTGCCAGACAACCCATGACAGGGATGTGAATGCGGCTAGGAATATCCTGTCAAAAGGAATAGAATCAGGGGTGGGTAGCTCCGAAGAGCCTGTGGAGCCACGGCGGATGCGCCGGACGATGAAGCAGGAAAGGATACAAATGTGA
- a CDS encoding TolC family protein has protein sequence MIPHRLPAILLGWGLCLAHPSRAQDSTVWDLKTCLTYARDNNITISSARLNVETGQQELLLSKAAKLPNLYGSTSQTYTHSKNANPVVGGFQTQSSFASDYSATSGMTLYQGGYLNDVVRQNQLIVKSDNLAVIEDIANIDVQITAAYLNILLAKETIVYEKDLVTTSEAQVKQAQQEYDAGSIAKVNLAQLQAQLATDQYTLVTGQSNLRQALLNLKVLLQLPYGTTFDIATPKDTLMATALVPSLDSAQQAAYRTRPEIQIGQMGVQSARLDLAKARAGYYPTLKANAELSTGFSNNSKDAYFQQLDDNFFQEIGVTLSIPIFANRINRTNVENARIEIRQQELNLKSATTALSQTVEQYYINVVNAQGQYNAAVDQLRYTEESYRIATEELKVGATNTVQFLQQKNAYIQALQAYVQAKYNAVLDVKIYDFYTGAPINLN, from the coding sequence ATGATACCACATCGTCTGCCGGCGATCCTGCTGGGTTGGGGCTTATGTCTGGCGCATCCTTCCAGGGCACAGGATTCTACTGTCTGGGATCTTAAAACCTGCCTGACGTATGCCAGGGATAACAACATTACCATCAGCTCCGCCCGTTTGAACGTGGAGACCGGTCAACAGGAACTGCTCCTTTCCAAGGCGGCCAAACTACCCAACCTTTACGGTTCCACGAGTCAAACCTATACACACAGCAAGAATGCCAACCCGGTCGTGGGTGGCTTTCAAACCCAATCCAGCTTTGCCAGCGACTATAGTGCAACTTCGGGGATGACCCTCTACCAGGGCGGCTACCTGAACGACGTCGTCCGCCAAAATCAACTTATCGTTAAATCCGACAACCTTGCCGTCATAGAAGACATCGCCAACATAGACGTGCAGATCACGGCGGCTTATCTGAACATCCTTTTGGCCAAGGAAACGATCGTTTATGAAAAGGACCTGGTCACCACTTCGGAAGCCCAGGTCAAACAAGCCCAGCAGGAATATGACGCGGGCAGCATCGCCAAAGTAAACCTGGCGCAGCTCCAGGCCCAACTGGCTACGGACCAGTACACGCTGGTCACGGGTCAGAGCAACCTCCGGCAGGCATTACTCAACCTCAAGGTGCTGTTGCAACTGCCCTACGGTACCACCTTTGACATCGCCACACCCAAAGATACCCTGATGGCTACCGCGTTGGTGCCTTCGCTGGACAGCGCCCAGCAGGCCGCCTACCGGACAAGACCCGAGATCCAGATCGGACAGATGGGTGTACAAAGCGCCCGGCTGGACCTGGCAAAAGCCAGGGCTGGTTACTACCCGACGCTGAAAGCAAATGCTGAACTATCGACGGGGTTTTCCAACAACAGCAAAGACGCCTATTTCCAGCAGCTCGACGACAACTTTTTCCAGGAGATAGGGGTGACCTTGTCAATCCCTATTTTTGCCAACAGGATCAACCGGACCAATGTAGAGAACGCCAGGATCGAGATCCGGCAGCAGGAGCTCAACCTTAAGAGCGCCACCACGGCCCTCTCCCAAACGGTTGAACAGTATTACATCAACGTCGTCAACGCCCAGGGACAATACAACGCAGCCGTAGACCAGCTCCGGTATACGGAAGAAAGCTACCGGATCGCCACCGAAGAGCTCAAGGTCGGGGCGACCAATACGGTACAATTCCTCCAGCAAAAGAACGCCTATATACAGGCACTGCAAGCGTATGTACAGGCCAAATACAATGCTGTCCTGGATGTCAAGATCTACGACTTTTATACCGGTGCACCCATAAACCTGAACTGA
- a CDS encoding efflux RND transporter periplasmic adaptor subunit has protein sequence MKKKKNYIGWWIAGLVVLAGAAVWFFGFVKKDKPAQVLTATAFMGTITQSVTATGSLQPVDTVAVGTQESGTIAKVYVDFNSVVKKGQLLAELDKSLLNASVAQFEGSLAAAQSQVVFEKANFERQQLLYNTGAISKADYETAEYQYQAAEGSVNSIASQLRGARQNLAYASIYSPIDGTVLSRAISAGQTVAASFSTPTLFIIARDLTKMQVQAAVDEADIGNVTNGQNVTFTVDAFPNNVFEGIVQDVRLNPTTSSNVVTYTTIIAAPNQDKKLKPGMTANISIFTQVDSGVMLIPAKALKFSPDPSLAKNYKVVENPEAAHIRTTARLDTIGLAGEVVKKNSNKGRRAAIWIRSGDSLVQKVIRTGLNDDTNVEVVSGLSGDETIVVGTQAAGTAPAATTTATSPFMPRRGGSSTTKKPAAN, from the coding sequence ATGAAGAAGAAAAAAAATTATATAGGCTGGTGGATCGCAGGGCTCGTTGTCCTGGCGGGTGCGGCCGTTTGGTTTTTTGGGTTTGTCAAAAAAGACAAGCCCGCACAGGTGCTTACCGCTACAGCGTTTATGGGGACCATTACCCAAAGCGTGACGGCAACGGGCTCTTTGCAGCCCGTGGATACCGTGGCGGTCGGCACCCAGGAATCGGGTACCATTGCCAAGGTATACGTGGATTTCAATTCGGTCGTCAAAAAGGGACAATTGCTGGCCGAGCTCGACAAATCCCTCCTAAACGCCAGCGTCGCTCAGTTCGAGGGCTCCCTGGCCGCGGCCCAAAGTCAGGTGGTTTTTGAAAAAGCCAACTTCGAACGCCAGCAACTCCTTTATAATACGGGCGCCATCAGCAAAGCGGACTATGAGACGGCGGAATACCAATACCAGGCGGCCGAAGGCTCGGTGAACAGCATTGCGTCGCAGCTCAGGGGCGCCCGGCAAAACCTGGCCTACGCCAGCATCTATTCACCCATCGACGGAACGGTGTTGTCCCGGGCCATCAGCGCCGGGCAGACAGTGGCCGCCAGTTTTAGTACCCCGACCTTATTCATCATCGCCCGCGACCTTACAAAGATGCAGGTCCAGGCCGCGGTAGACGAAGCCGACATCGGCAACGTCACCAACGGGCAAAACGTCACCTTTACGGTGGATGCTTTCCCGAATAATGTATTCGAAGGGATCGTACAGGACGTACGGCTCAACCCGACGACCTCCTCCAACGTGGTCACCTACACGACGATCATCGCCGCGCCGAACCAGGACAAAAAGCTGAAGCCCGGCATGACGGCCAACATCTCTATTTTCACCCAAGTAGACTCGGGCGTGATGCTGATCCCCGCCAAGGCGCTCAAGTTTAGCCCCGACCCCTCGCTCGCAAAGAATTATAAGGTCGTCGAAAATCCGGAGGCCGCCCATATCAGAACGACTGCCCGCCTGGACACCATCGGCCTTGCCGGGGAGGTCGTGAAAAAAAATTCGAACAAAGGCCGGCGTGCCGCCATCTGGATCCGGAGTGGAGACTCCCTGGTACAAAAGGTCATCCGGACCGGGCTCAACGATGATACCAACGTGGAGGTAGTGAGCGGGCTTTCGGGGGACGAGACGATCGTGGTCGGCACACAGGCCGCGGGCACCGCCCCCGCCGCGACCACCACGGCCACCAGTCCGTTTATGCCGCGCCGGGGTGGGAGCAGCACGACGAAAAAGCCGGCGGCAAATTAG